A part of Limihaloglobus sulfuriphilus genomic DNA contains:
- a CDS encoding DUF1573 domain-containing protein produces MFSKVKLAILLTSSVFCCLSVLAQEAAATKSVSGSPVLVVTNSTVDLGDVAPKSKHRFAYQFKNTGDAELVIDHIQSTCGCTVPALKKKNIAPGEAGEIDVTFTAATRAGLMTKHLYIYSNDPANPKYSLEIKANTVFKVKVMPEKLQLSLAEKNAGAPDLKLQSLDGKEFSVKSYRCTGNAIELNYDPNKTAKEFTFKLKADSDRLANNLNGAITLDLSHPECKSVLVSYSTTPKYVVSPSRVVFLNAVGGALQKRSVWIKSSSEKKMKIKSITDANGTVSLLDSNGEPVEAAELETDTGMLRFNIVITAPDKDKEELYFKDDLRIELENGEVLNIDIAGWYKK; encoded by the coding sequence TAACATCATCGGTTTTCTGCTGTTTATCCGTTCTGGCCCAGGAAGCCGCGGCAACAAAATCCGTCTCCGGTTCTCCGGTTCTGGTTGTGACTAATTCTACCGTGGATCTTGGCGACGTTGCTCCCAAATCAAAGCATAGGTTCGCGTACCAGTTTAAGAATACCGGTGATGCAGAGCTTGTAATCGACCATATTCAATCTACCTGCGGCTGTACGGTACCCGCCCTGAAAAAGAAAAACATAGCTCCGGGCGAAGCGGGAGAGATAGATGTGACTTTCACCGCGGCAACACGTGCCGGCTTAATGACAAAACATCTTTATATCTACAGCAATGATCCGGCAAATCCAAAGTATTCACTGGAAATTAAGGCAAACACTGTTTTTAAAGTCAAAGTTATGCCGGAAAAATTGCAGCTCTCACTCGCAGAGAAAAACGCCGGGGCACCCGACTTAAAACTGCAGAGCCTCGATGGTAAAGAGTTTTCTGTAAAGAGTTACAGATGTACCGGCAATGCAATAGAGCTTAACTATGACCCGAACAAAACAGCAAAGGAATTTACCTTTAAACTTAAAGCCGACTCTGACAGGCTTGCAAACAACCTCAATGGTGCAATCACGCTTGACTTGAGCCATCCGGAGTGCAAGAGTGTGCTGGTAAGTTACAGCACAACGCCAAAGTACGTCGTAAGCCCGTCGAGAGTGGTCTTCCTTAATGCCGTCGGCGGTGCCCTGCAGAAGCGTTCTGTGTGGATTAAGAGCAGCTCTGAGAAGAAAATGAAAATTAAGTCTATTACCGACGCAAACGGTACTGTCAGTCTGCTGGATTCAAACGGTGAGCCGGTAGAGGCCGCTGAGCTTGAGACAGATACCGGAATGCTTAGGTTCAACATAGTAATAACCGCTCCCGATAAAGATAAAGAAGAGCTTTATTTTAAGGATGATTTAAGGATAGAGCTCGAAAACGGCGAGGTTCTAAATATAGACATCGCAGGCTGGTACAAGAAATAA
- the xerD gene encoding site-specific tyrosine recombinase XerD, producing the protein MGDQICEYLDYLSLEAGLSVNTILAYGRDLCDFAGFCGGSGIESIASVNSSIIISYQHELALSGKIESSVRRSLVAVKMFLQFALANGISSQSVTELLESPKLWQKLPQVYNTDAVKRLLDAPEPQSDRFYLRDKAILETLYATGMRASETVSLRVNDVNLKIGYLRCIGKGNKERLVPVGVPAIKAITEYIKKQRAQLLNDEKPCEELFLTHSGRPLERTFLWRMVKKYASRAGLGPRLTTHSLRHSFATHLLSGGADLRSVQELLGHADISTTQIYTHVDSDRLKKIHKEFHPRA; encoded by the coding sequence ATGGGAGATCAGATTTGCGAGTATCTCGATTATCTCTCTCTTGAGGCGGGTTTGAGTGTAAATACCATACTTGCTTACGGCAGGGATCTTTGTGATTTTGCGGGTTTTTGCGGCGGCAGCGGAATAGAATCCATCGCATCAGTCAATTCAAGTATCATTATCAGCTATCAGCATGAGCTTGCGCTATCGGGTAAAATTGAGTCCAGCGTCCGCAGGTCTCTTGTGGCGGTTAAGATGTTTCTGCAGTTCGCCCTGGCAAACGGCATTAGCAGTCAGAGCGTTACAGAGCTGCTCGAATCGCCTAAGCTATGGCAGAAGCTGCCCCAGGTTTACAACACTGATGCCGTAAAGAGACTGCTGGATGCACCTGAGCCGCAGAGCGACAGATTTTATCTGCGGGACAAGGCAATTCTTGAGACACTCTACGCTACGGGAATGAGAGCAAGTGAAACGGTTTCCCTTAGAGTCAATGATGTCAATCTTAAGATAGGTTATCTGCGATGTATCGGCAAGGGAAACAAGGAGAGGCTTGTGCCGGTAGGCGTGCCCGCAATTAAGGCAATCACAGAGTATATAAAAAAGCAGCGGGCCCAGCTTTTAAATGATGAAAAACCTTGTGAAGAGCTTTTCCTGACGCACAGCGGCAGGCCGCTGGAACGAACGTTTCTGTGGCGTATGGTGAAGAAGTACGCATCCCGTGCAGGCCTTGGCCCGAGGCTGACGACCCATTCACTGAGGCACAGTTTCGCTACACATCTTTTGAGCGGCGGCGCAGATCTGAGGAGCGTTCAGGAGCTGCTTGGCCATGCCGACATATCCACGACACAGATATACACACATGTCGATAGTGACAGGCTGAAAAAGATACATAAAGAATTCCATCCCAGAGCATGA